From a region of the Sulfuriferula plumbiphila genome:
- a CDS encoding flagellar basal body L-ring protein FlgH: MNNRAAAVMVFSILELAGCAVVPDTIVRQPTSIKPPQAAPAAPANGGIFQATAYRPLFEDRRARLVGDVLTIAINEKTNAGKQAGSSGSKTGSVAASIPTVLGLPLKMLQGTSVSAQSANKYEDKGAENSSNIFTGTITVTVAEVLPNGNLVVSGEKQVALDKGVEYIRFSGVVNPDTIATGNVVSSTQVADARVEYRTNSRIDAAQVMTLMTRFFLSVLPL; encoded by the coding sequence ATGAATAATCGTGCCGCTGCCGTGATGGTTTTCTCGATTTTGGAACTCGCCGGCTGCGCCGTGGTACCCGATACCATTGTGCGGCAGCCGACCAGCATCAAGCCACCGCAGGCCGCACCGGCTGCGCCAGCCAATGGCGGGATTTTTCAGGCAACGGCGTATCGCCCGTTGTTCGAAGACCGCCGTGCGCGCCTGGTGGGTGACGTGCTTACCATTGCCATCAACGAGAAAACCAATGCCGGCAAGCAGGCCGGGAGTTCCGGCAGCAAGACCGGCAGTGTGGCGGCCAGTATCCCGACCGTGCTGGGCCTGCCACTTAAAATGTTGCAGGGTACGTCGGTGTCGGCGCAATCCGCGAACAAATACGAGGATAAGGGCGCAGAAAATTCCAGCAATATTTTCACCGGCACGATCACGGTAACGGTTGCCGAGGTGCTCCCGAACGGCAATCTGGTGGTCAGCGGCGAAAAGCAGGTGGCGCTGGACAAAGGCGTCGAATACATCCGTTTTTCCGGCGTGGTGAACCCGGACACGATTGCCACGGGCAATGTGGTGTCTTCCACCCAGGTTGCCGACGCGCGGGTCGAATACCGTACCAACAGCCGCATTGATGCTGCGCAAGTGATGACCTTGATGACGCGGTTTTTCCTGAGCGTGCTGCCGCTATGA
- a CDS encoding flagellar basal body P-ring protein FlgI, which yields MLVSGVPHAERLKDLASIQGVRQNQLIGYGLVVGLDGSGDQTTQTPFTVQSVASMLQQMGVNLPPGTTLQLKNVAAVMVTASLPAFAQPGQTLDVTVSSMGNAKSLRGGTLLMTPLKGADNQIYAMAQGNLLVGGVGASASGSKVQVNHLSVGLISAGATVERAVPSSLSQGNVVRLELNDTDFSTASRVVNAVNQHFGKNTAAALDGRVIQVQAPTSSDERVAFLGALESLNVTPAQTAAKVILNARTGSVVMNQAVTLDSCAVSHGNLSVMIDTEPVISQPAPFSKGQTVVTQRSQIEIKKAPGKVLMLKGGASLADVVRALNAIGATPQDLLAILQAMKAAGSLHAELEII from the coding sequence ATGCTGGTCTCTGGCGTGCCGCATGCCGAGCGCCTCAAGGATCTCGCCAGCATTCAGGGCGTCAGGCAGAACCAGCTGATCGGCTATGGTCTGGTGGTGGGCCTTGACGGCAGCGGCGACCAGACTACGCAAACCCCCTTTACCGTACAAAGCGTGGCCAGCATGCTGCAGCAAATGGGCGTGAACCTGCCGCCCGGAACCACGTTGCAGCTCAAGAATGTGGCGGCGGTGATGGTGACGGCATCGCTGCCGGCTTTCGCGCAGCCCGGGCAGACACTTGATGTCACGGTATCCTCGATGGGCAATGCCAAGAGCCTGCGCGGCGGAACCCTGCTGATGACGCCGCTGAAAGGGGCCGATAACCAGATCTACGCCATGGCCCAGGGCAACTTGCTGGTGGGCGGTGTGGGCGCTTCTGCCAGCGGCAGTAAGGTACAGGTCAATCATCTTAGTGTGGGTCTCATCTCAGCCGGTGCAACCGTTGAGCGGGCGGTACCCAGCTCGCTGAGCCAGGGTAATGTCGTTCGGCTGGAACTCAACGACACCGATTTTTCCACTGCCAGCCGCGTGGTAAATGCGGTCAACCAGCATTTCGGCAAGAATACTGCGGCAGCGCTTGATGGCCGTGTGATCCAGGTGCAGGCGCCGACCAGCAGCGATGAACGGGTTGCGTTCCTGGGTGCGCTGGAAAGCCTCAATGTGACGCCCGCGCAGACCGCCGCCAAAGTGATTCTCAACGCACGTACCGGGTCCGTGGTAATGAATCAGGCGGTCACGCTGGATAGCTGTGCGGTTTCCCACGGCAACCTCTCCGTGATGATCGACACTGAGCCTGTCATCAGTCAGCCTGCGCCGTTTTCCAAGGGCCAGACGGTGGTGACACAGCGTTCCCAGATCGAGATCAAGAAGGCGCCGGGCAAGGTATTGATGCTAAAAGGCGGCGCTTCATTGGCCGATGTGGTCAGGGCGCTCAACGCCATCGGTGCCACGCCTCAGGATTTGCTGGCCATTTTGCAGGCGATGAAGGCGGCAGGTTCGTTGCACGCCGAACTCGAAATTATTTGA
- a CDS encoding response regulator has protein sequence MAKTILAVDDSGSLRQMVAFSLKAAGYEVIEAVDGQDGLDKAKKQTVDLVLTDQNMPRMDGLSLIKALRGMTSYQRVPILMLTTESGDDMKAQGKAAGANGWLVKPFDPQRLTEVVKKVIG, from the coding sequence ATGGCCAAGACGATACTTGCAGTAGATGACTCCGGTTCACTGCGCCAGATGGTGGCGTTCAGCCTGAAGGCGGCTGGCTACGAGGTGATTGAGGCGGTGGATGGACAGGATGGCCTGGACAAGGCGAAGAAACAGACCGTTGATCTGGTGCTGACGGATCAGAACATGCCGCGCATGGACGGCCTGAGCCTGATCAAGGCGCTGCGTGGAATGACGAGTTACCAGCGCGTGCCGATTCTGATGTTGACCACTGAATCCGGCGACGATATGAAAGCACAGGGCAAAGCTGCGGGCGCCAATGGATGGCTGGTCAAGCCATTCGATCCGCAGCGCCTGACCGAGGTTGTGAAAAAAGTAATCGGCTGA
- the cheA gene encoding chemotaxis protein CheA, with product MTIDMSQFYQVFFDEAEELLAEKEKLLLAVDVSAPDTEDLNAIFRTAHSIKGGAATFGFTDITEVTHMLESLLDRIRKGEMALTAEHVDAFLAAKDILKMQMDGHRHGASVDQDAVNSVCQRLHALSQDSAPHAGVAASPVSQPEKREPEAESTQIQAAATTRRFRIELPEVPQRDVDALAAELGLLGAISQTALDDKRFVFTLATSEKRDDIIAICSFVLDPDDLRITEEAAPPAAQPEVETAAALAVRGTESGYGFFEPMKSEIAKKDISATGQAATAAALHTDHPAEAETTVSAEGKPFGRRATDKLPATQESSSIRVGIEKVDQLINLVGELVITQAMIEQRTGSLDPIIHERLLNSVGQLTRNTRDLQEAVMSIRMMPMDYVFSRFPRMVRDLAAKLGKKVEFITRGAATELDKGLIERIVDPLTHLVRNSIDHGIEMPDVRRATGKDEAGKLTLSAAHQGGNIVIEVSDDGAGLNRERILAKAEQQGLPVSDGMPDAEVWQLIFAPGFSTAETVTDVSGRGVGMDVVKRNIMAMGGTVEIRSAKGFGTTMAISLPLTLAILDGMSVKVGEEVYILPLGYVIESLQPAPADVKEIAGQGRVVKVREEYLPLIPLHQIFAIEPRFTEPSLGIVVILESDGKKAALLVDALVGQQQVVVKNLESNFRKVAGISGATILGDGGVSLILDVSALLRSSRQLNAAPIFS from the coding sequence ATGACCATTGATATGAGTCAGTTCTACCAGGTGTTCTTTGACGAGGCAGAGGAGCTGCTTGCCGAAAAGGAGAAACTGCTGCTGGCTGTCGATGTATCTGCACCGGATACGGAAGACCTCAACGCGATCTTCCGTACAGCACACTCGATCAAGGGTGGAGCAGCCACCTTCGGTTTCACTGACATCACCGAAGTGACGCACATGCTGGAGTCCTTGCTGGACAGAATTCGCAAAGGCGAGATGGCACTGACGGCGGAGCATGTAGACGCATTCCTTGCCGCCAAGGACATTCTGAAAATGCAAATGGATGGTCACCGTCATGGTGCGAGCGTCGATCAGGATGCGGTTAACAGTGTATGCCAGCGGTTACACGCACTGTCACAGGACTCCGCCCCACATGCAGGCGTTGCGGCGTCGCCTGTCTCCCAGCCGGAAAAGCGTGAACCCGAAGCCGAATCCACACAAATTCAAGCCGCGGCGACTACCCGCCGCTTCCGCATCGAACTGCCAGAGGTGCCCCAGCGGGACGTAGACGCGCTGGCTGCAGAACTGGGCTTGCTGGGCGCAATCAGCCAGACAGCACTTGACGACAAGCGTTTCGTTTTCACGCTGGCCACCAGCGAGAAGCGGGACGATATCATCGCCATCTGCTCATTCGTGCTGGATCCGGACGATCTCAGAATCACCGAGGAAGCTGCCCCGCCAGCAGCGCAGCCAGAGGTTGAAACCGCAGCAGCGTTGGCAGTGCGGGGGACAGAGTCAGGCTACGGGTTCTTCGAACCGATGAAGTCGGAAATCGCGAAAAAGGATATTTCCGCAACCGGGCAGGCCGCAACTGCAGCCGCGCTTCACACAGACCATCCGGCAGAAGCCGAAACCACGGTATCCGCCGAAGGCAAGCCATTTGGCAGGCGTGCCACAGATAAACTACCCGCAACCCAGGAATCGTCATCGATCCGCGTCGGCATTGAAAAGGTGGACCAGCTTATCAACCTGGTCGGCGAGCTGGTCATTACCCAGGCCATGATCGAGCAGCGCACCGGATCGCTCGATCCCATCATCCATGAGCGCCTGTTGAACAGTGTCGGTCAGCTGACCCGGAATACGCGTGACTTGCAGGAAGCGGTGATGTCCATCCGCATGATGCCGATGGATTATGTGTTCTCGCGCTTTCCGCGCATGGTGCGCGATCTGGCTGCCAAGCTCGGCAAAAAAGTTGAATTCATCACGCGCGGCGCTGCTACAGAACTCGACAAGGGTCTGATCGAGCGCATCGTTGATCCGCTCACGCACCTGGTGCGCAATAGCATTGATCACGGTATCGAAATGCCCGACGTGCGCCGGGCCACAGGCAAAGACGAAGCCGGCAAACTCACCCTTTCCGCGGCGCATCAGGGCGGCAACATCGTGATCGAGGTGAGTGACGATGGCGCTGGCCTGAATCGCGAAAGAATTCTTGCCAAGGCAGAACAGCAGGGTTTGCCGGTTTCAGACGGGATGCCGGACGCAGAAGTCTGGCAGCTTATCTTCGCGCCGGGCTTCTCCACCGCTGAAACGGTGACAGACGTTTCCGGTCGCGGTGTCGGCATGGATGTGGTCAAGCGCAATATCATGGCAATGGGGGGCACCGTGGAAATCCGCTCCGCCAAAGGCTTCGGCACCACCATGGCGATCTCCCTGCCACTGACGCTGGCGATTCTGGACGGCATGTCGGTCAAGGTCGGCGAGGAGGTGTACATCCTGCCGCTGGGTTACGTCATCGAATCACTGCAGCCCGCACCCGCAGACGTCAAGGAAATTGCCGGTCAGGGGCGGGTGGTCAAAGTCCGCGAAGAATATTTGCCGCTGATCCCGCTGCATCAGATTTTCGCGATCGAACCGCGTTTCACCGAGCCGTCGCTGGGTATTGTCGTGATCCTCGAATCCGATGGCAAAAAGGCGGCGCTGCTGGTCGATGCGCTGGTTGGCCAGCAGCAGGTGGTGGTGAAAAACCTCGAGTCGAATTTCCGCAAAGTGGCAGGCATTTCCGGCGCCACCATTCTGGGTGACGGCGGCGTTTCCCTGATTCTCGACGTCTCTGCGCTATTGCGCTCAAGTCGCCAGCTTAACGCTGCTCCCATTTTCTCCTGA
- a CDS encoding chemotaxis protein codes for MDPTEMMGSQVKCLLSGVSDHGDRHLAEVETDLVQMNILLGEAIKKLGASFMAIHGALCIQQETVNLLLSGRTPAAECATRLEAIHGEIGQHVNAAVTGLQFQDMTSQLIGRMVTHLAGLRDVFGALDTGSSNVLPESGHEDIVTLLNSINQMLAERSVALEGAVRKAVSQRHMESGDIELF; via the coding sequence ATGGATCCCACTGAAATGATGGGCTCACAGGTCAAGTGCCTGCTATCCGGTGTGTCGGATCACGGGGATCGGCATTTGGCGGAAGTCGAAACGGATCTGGTGCAGATGAATATTCTGCTTGGCGAAGCAATTAAAAAGCTGGGTGCGAGTTTCATGGCGATTCATGGCGCGCTCTGTATCCAGCAGGAGACGGTGAACCTGCTGCTGTCCGGCAGAACCCCTGCGGCTGAATGTGCCACCAGGCTGGAGGCCATTCATGGCGAGATAGGCCAGCACGTGAATGCTGCCGTTACCGGCCTGCAGTTCCAGGATATGACCAGCCAGTTGATTGGCAGGATGGTGACGCATCTGGCAGGGCTGCGCGATGTGTTCGGCGCGCTCGACACAGGAAGCTCAAACGTGTTGCCGGAAAGCGGTCACGAAGACATCGTCACCTTGTTGAACAGCATCAACCAGATGCTCGCGGAGCGAAGCGTTGCGCTCGAAGGCGCTGTGCGCAAGGCGGTTAGCCAGAGGCACATGGAAAGCGGAGACATCGAGCTGTTTTAA
- the flgL gene encoding flagellar hook-associated protein FlgL, with protein MRISTSTIYQQGAARISDLQSSLVKTQQQLSTGRRILTPADDPVAAARALDVTQSQSVNAQYATNRQTAVSSLTAVEGSLTSVTSLLQDVRTLVISAGNGALSDADRGYIAASIRGRFDDLLALANASDGAGNYLFSGYQTAAPPFNKTSVTTGGVTVTGAQYVGDQGQRMLQVDSSRQLAISASGQAIFQPAGKDIFKTLNDLATLLETPGTTNLASGLSTANGDITQALDNVLKVRASVGSRLKELDSLDSAGSSRDIQYSQTLSWLQDVDYAKAISQLSQQQTTLQAAQQSFVKIAGLSLFNYL; from the coding sequence ATGCGTATCAGCACCAGCACCATTTATCAACAAGGCGCGGCCAGAATCAGCGACCTGCAATCCAGCCTGGTGAAGACGCAACAACAGCTGTCCACCGGGCGCCGCATATTGACGCCTGCGGATGATCCGGTCGCCGCGGCACGCGCGCTTGATGTCACCCAGTCGCAGTCGGTCAATGCCCAGTACGCCACCAACCGTCAGACTGCGGTAAGTTCGCTCACTGCGGTTGAGGGCAGTTTAACCAGTGTCACTTCACTGCTGCAGGATGTGAGAACGCTGGTTATCAGTGCCGGAAATGGCGCCTTGTCCGATGCTGACCGGGGCTATATTGCTGCTAGCATTCGTGGCCGTTTCGATGACCTGCTGGCACTTGCCAATGCCAGCGATGGCGCTGGCAATTATTTGTTTTCGGGCTATCAGACGGCAGCACCGCCTTTTAATAAAACTTCAGTCACGACTGGTGGGGTCACAGTGACGGGCGCCCAATATGTGGGGGACCAGGGGCAGCGCATGTTGCAGGTTGATAGCTCGCGCCAGCTCGCGATCAGTGCCTCCGGGCAGGCGATTTTTCAGCCTGCCGGCAAGGACATTTTCAAAACGCTGAATGATCTGGCCACGTTATTGGAAACCCCGGGCACGACCAATTTGGCCAGCGGTTTGTCTACGGCGAATGGCGATATTACCCAGGCATTGGACAATGTGCTGAAAGTGCGCGCTTCCGTCGGCTCGCGCCTCAAAGAGCTGGACTCCCTGGACAGTGCCGGCTCAAGCCGGGACATACAGTATAGCCAGACACTGTCTTGGCTTCAGGACGTCGATTATGCCAAGGCCATCAGCCAGCTTTCGCAGCAGCAAACCACGCTGCAGGCGGCGCAGCAGTCCTTTGTGAAAATCGCAGGTTTGTCGCTGTTCAATTATCTTTGA
- the flgK gene encoding flagellar hook-associated protein FlgK, which yields MASNILSIGQSALAAAQAGISTTGNNIANAATPGYSRQVVVQSAALPQNFGYGFLGQGTQIDTVKRIYSDFQATQIRATQSAKSGLNSYYAQIQQVDNMLADPSAGLSPALQDFFKGVQDLAANPASVPSRQAALSSGQSLATRFQGLNDQLNEMNQGVNSQIASSVDVINTYAQKIAQLNDSITQAQGAANGQPPNDLLDQRDQLMMDLSKEIKTTVVKQDDGKYNVFIGSGQPLVIGNQTFALKTALSPTDPGRTEVAYATNGNTIIMGESSLTGGKLGGLVDFRSQSLDPAQNALGRVAIGLASTFNAQHQLGQDLNGKLGGNFFTVATPRVSASSANTGTGTLTASISNASALTASDYRLNFDGTSYKLTRATDGAVTTFSTLPQTIDGVNLNLAGTPAAGDSFLIRPTVDGAKAFSVAISDTSLIAAAAPIRSAAASTNTGGGNISAGSVNAPPPPNANLQQPVTITFTSATTFDVSGTGTGNPTGVTYTPGANITYNGWSVQITGAPASGDKFTISSNTGGVGDNRNALLLGALQTSNTMAGGTTTYQGAYSQLVSSVGNKTNELNVSSTATGNLLTGLVQVQQSESGVNLDEEATNLLRYQQAYQAAGKVMQIASQLFNTLLTLGN from the coding sequence ATGGCTTCCAATATCCTCAGTATCGGTCAAAGTGCACTCGCCGCAGCCCAGGCAGGGATCAGCACAACCGGAAATAACATCGCGAACGCGGCAACGCCGGGCTATAGCCGCCAGGTGGTCGTGCAGAGTGCCGCCCTCCCGCAAAATTTCGGCTATGGTTTTCTCGGTCAGGGCACTCAAATTGACACGGTCAAACGCATCTACAGCGATTTTCAGGCCACCCAGATACGCGCCACGCAGTCGGCAAAAAGCGGCCTGAACAGCTACTATGCGCAAATTCAGCAAGTCGACAACATGCTGGCCGACCCGTCCGCCGGGCTGTCGCCGGCGTTACAGGATTTTTTCAAGGGAGTGCAGGACCTGGCCGCAAATCCTGCTTCCGTGCCCTCGCGCCAGGCCGCGCTGTCTTCAGGCCAGTCGCTTGCCACACGCTTTCAGGGTCTGAACGACCAGCTCAATGAGATGAACCAGGGCGTGAACAGCCAGATCGCATCGAGCGTCGACGTCATCAATACCTATGCGCAGAAAATCGCGCAGCTGAATGATTCGATCACCCAGGCGCAAGGTGCCGCCAACGGCCAGCCACCGAACGATTTGCTCGACCAGCGCGACCAGCTGATGATGGATTTGAGCAAGGAAATCAAAACCACGGTGGTCAAGCAGGACGATGGCAAATATAACGTCTTTATCGGCAGCGGCCAGCCGCTGGTAATCGGCAATCAGACATTCGCGCTCAAGACGGCGCTTTCGCCGACCGATCCAGGCCGTACCGAGGTGGCTTATGCGACTAACGGCAATACCATCATCATGGGTGAAAGCAGTCTGACCGGCGGCAAGCTGGGTGGACTTGTCGATTTTCGCAGCCAGTCTCTTGATCCCGCGCAGAATGCGCTGGGACGGGTTGCGATCGGCCTGGCCAGCACTTTCAACGCACAGCACCAACTGGGGCAGGACCTCAACGGCAAGCTGGGTGGAAATTTCTTTACCGTGGCGACCCCGCGGGTGAGTGCCAGCAGCGCCAATACCGGAACCGGAACGCTCACTGCCAGTATCAGTAATGCGAGTGCGTTGACTGCCAGCGATTATCGGCTGAATTTCGATGGTACCAGTTACAAGCTCACGCGCGCTACGGATGGTGCTGTCACCACGTTTAGCACCTTGCCGCAAACTATCGATGGCGTGAACCTGAATCTTGCCGGCACACCGGCGGCGGGAGACAGTTTTCTGATCCGTCCCACGGTGGATGGTGCCAAGGCGTTCAGCGTGGCCATTAGCGACACGTCCCTGATTGCTGCTGCGGCACCGATTCGTTCTGCGGCCGCCTCGACTAATACGGGTGGGGGGAATATCAGCGCCGGCAGCGTGAACGCTCCGCCGCCCCCTAATGCCAATTTACAACAGCCTGTCACGATTACCTTTACGTCCGCGACGACATTCGATGTGAGCGGAACGGGAACGGGAAACCCGACGGGCGTTACCTATACGCCTGGTGCAAACATTACTTATAACGGCTGGAGTGTCCAAATCACCGGCGCGCCTGCCAGCGGTGATAAATTTACCATCAGCTCTAACACCGGCGGCGTAGGCGACAACCGCAATGCGCTCCTGCTGGGCGCATTGCAAACCAGCAATACCATGGCTGGCGGTACCACGACCTACCAGGGCGCCTATTCGCAACTGGTCAGCAGCGTGGGCAACAAAACCAACGAACTCAATGTATCGAGTACCGCAACGGGTAATTTATTGACGGGCCTGGTACAGGTTCAGCAGTCAGAATCCGGGGTCAATCTCGACGAAGAGGCGACCAACCTGCTGCGTTACCAGCAGGCCTACCAGGCCGCCGGTAAAGTCATGCAGATAGCCAGCCAACTGTTCAATACCCTGCTCACATTGGGTAATTAA
- the flgG gene encoding flagellar basal-body rod protein FlgG: MIRSLWIAKTGLDAQQTQMDVIANNLANVSTSGFKRSRAVFEDLLYQTMRQPGAQSSQQTQLPSGLQLGTGVRPVATERIFTQGNLQQTGNDKDVAIQGAGFFQVLLPDGTTAYTRDGSFQSDNQGQLVTSSGYVIQPAITIPANAQSITIGRDGTVSVTQAGSVAPVQVGALQLATFINPAGLEAKGENLYVETAASGTANTNTPGSNGAGLLNQGYVETSNVNVAEELVNMIQTQRAYEINSKAITTSDQMLQKLTQL; encoded by the coding sequence ATGATCCGTTCACTTTGGATAGCCAAGACCGGTCTGGATGCACAGCAGACACAAATGGATGTAATCGCCAACAACCTGGCCAACGTCAGTACCAGCGGCTTCAAGCGCTCGCGCGCGGTATTTGAAGACCTGCTCTACCAGACCATGCGTCAGCCCGGTGCGCAGTCGTCCCAGCAAACCCAGCTGCCATCCGGTTTGCAGCTTGGCACCGGCGTGCGCCCGGTCGCCACCGAACGCATCTTCACCCAGGGGAACCTGCAGCAGACCGGCAACGATAAGGATGTCGCGATCCAGGGTGCCGGGTTTTTCCAGGTGCTGCTGCCGGATGGCACGACGGCCTATACCCGCGACGGTTCATTCCAGAGTGACAACCAGGGGCAACTGGTGACTTCCAGCGGTTATGTCATACAGCCTGCCATCACCATCCCGGCCAATGCGCAGAGCATTACCATCGGCCGTGATGGCACGGTATCGGTGACCCAGGCCGGAAGCGTGGCACCGGTGCAGGTGGGCGCGCTGCAACTGGCCACGTTCATCAATCCGGCCGGACTGGAAGCCAAAGGCGAAAATCTTTATGTCGAAACCGCCGCCTCGGGCACAGCCAATACCAATACCCCGGGTAGCAACGGCGCTGGCCTGCTAAACCAGGGCTATGTGGAAACCTCGAACGTGAACGTGGCCGAGGAGCTGGTCAACATGATCCAGACCCAGCGTGCCTACGAGATTAACAGCAAGGCCATCACCACCTCTGACCAGATGTTGCAGAAACTGACCCAGCTTTGA
- the flgJ gene encoding flagellar assembly peptidoglycan hydrolase FlgJ gives MINPSELSAKLALDTQSVEALRQSARQNSPEGLKTVARQFEALFMNMMLKSMREASPQDGAFDNEQSRMYTSMLDQQLSQNLAARGVGLADVLIRQLSSSVTAPAPGKQAGPAIPALIPPAPGTGAGKTDALQPAHVQAFQTRLGPHAEEASRTTGIPAKFMLGQAALESGWGRREIVAADGTPSHNLFGIKAGGGWDGKVVEHITTEYVHGVAQKKVQKFRAYDNYADAFRDYAHLLRSNPRYQQVLANAQDVTGFAQGLQRAGYATDPHYADKLTRIITQSLSA, from the coding sequence ATGATCAATCCGTCTGAGCTTTCCGCAAAACTTGCTCTCGACACCCAGAGTGTGGAGGCGTTACGCCAGTCGGCCAGGCAGAATTCGCCCGAGGGATTGAAGACCGTCGCCAGGCAGTTCGAAGCCTTGTTCATGAACATGATGCTCAAGAGCATGCGCGAGGCCAGCCCGCAGGACGGGGCGTTCGACAACGAACAAAGCCGGATGTACACCTCGATGCTGGATCAGCAGTTAAGCCAGAATCTCGCCGCGCGTGGGGTGGGGCTGGCAGACGTATTGATACGGCAGCTCTCCAGCAGCGTGACCGCTCCCGCGCCGGGAAAGCAGGCTGGACCGGCAATACCGGCGCTTATCCCTCCCGCCCCAGGCACCGGCGCCGGCAAGACCGATGCATTGCAACCGGCGCATGTGCAGGCGTTCCAGACACGTCTCGGGCCGCATGCAGAAGAAGCCAGCCGCACTACCGGCATTCCGGCCAAATTCATGCTCGGTCAGGCCGCACTGGAAAGCGGCTGGGGGCGGCGCGAGATTGTCGCGGCGGATGGCACGCCCAGCCACAACCTGTTCGGTATCAAGGCTGGCGGTGGCTGGGATGGCAAGGTGGTGGAGCACATCACCACCGAATACGTGCACGGTGTGGCGCAGAAAAAAGTGCAGAAATTCCGTGCCTATGACAACTACGCCGATGCCTTCCGCGATTACGCCCATCTGTTGCGCAGTAACCCGCGCTACCAACAGGTGCTGGCCAATGCGCAGGATGTAACGGGATTCGCCCAGGGGCTGCAGCGTGCCGGCTATGCAACTGACCCGCACTACGCGGACAAACTGACGCGCATCATCACGCAGTCGCTGTCTGCCTAA
- a CDS encoding chemotaxis protein CheW: MSQTAHTQTNTAVNKAQSAVEVSGNEFLAFTLGKEEYGIDILKVQEIRGYEPVTRIANAPDFIKGVVNLRGIIVPIVDMRIKFNLGEPTYDQFTVVIILNIAGRVMGMVVDSVSDVTTLSAGQIKAAPEMGTTFDTDYLIGLGTLEERMLILVDIDKLMSSAEMGLIEKAAA; this comes from the coding sequence ATGTCGCAAACCGCACACACGCAAACCAACACTGCTGTAAACAAGGCGCAATCCGCCGTGGAAGTATCCGGAAACGAATTTCTTGCCTTCACATTGGGCAAGGAAGAATACGGCATCGACATTCTCAAGGTGCAGGAGATTCGCGGTTACGAGCCGGTTACCCGGATCGCCAACGCCCCCGATTTCATCAAGGGGGTGGTGAACCTGCGCGGCATCATCGTGCCTATCGTCGACATGCGCATCAAGTTCAACCTGGGGGAGCCGACCTACGACCAGTTTACAGTGGTGATCATCCTCAACATCGCCGGCCGTGTAATGGGTATGGTGGTGGACAGCGTCTCTGACGTAACAACGCTCTCCGCGGGGCAGATAAAAGCGGCACCCGAGATGGGGACGACTTTTGACACCGATTATCTGATCGGCCTCGGTACCCTCGAGGAGCGCATGCTGATCCTGGTGGATATCGACAAGCTCATGTCCAGCGCCGAGATGGGGCTGATTGAGAAGGCTGCGGCATAA